CGCGGGCGGGCACAGCCGTCGTCAGCATGATCGCGGGAACGGCGATCGCCGAGCCGATGAGCACTTGCCTGCGATTGAGGTCGGAGGTAGTGGCAGTGGACTCTGGCATGGCTGTGATCGTCCTCGAGGTCTCGGCACGGTCGGGGGTATCCGTGGCACACGAAACTCTCCACTCCTGGGGGTCCCGCGCCGGTACGGAAGGGTGCGAACGCCGCGGCAGCGAGCGACGGAATTCATCCCGCGCATCGCCCGGACCGGCTCCGAAGACGCTGACTATTCCGTCCGGCCCGGGCTATACCAGTTCACCCTCATAATCTTCGGCGATGGGAGGGTCAGTAGTCGTCGCGTCGGCTTTCTAGGGCACCTCGAGGTAGTCGGTCACGTAGGCCGAGATCAACGAAGAGAACGAGTGCTGTTCCAGAGCTACGATCTTCCGACCGGTGACGGCAAGAGTGCTGTTCGCGCTGATCGGTGTCCACGGCTCTCCGCCGTTGCCGCTGTTGCCGAGTTGAGCATCTCCGTTGTAGGACCACGACCGGAACGTGCCATCCGTCATCTCGACGTAGGCGTTGCGCGACGACGCTCCGATGTTCTTCGATCCAGACGCGATAACAGTGGCCGGGGTTGAGCGGTTGCTGCTGCTGTTGTTGCCGACCATCCCGTAGTGGCGCGTGCCCGACTCGCTTGAGTCATTGGCTCCCCATGCTCTGACCGAATCTCCCACGAGTGCGTATGCCGTCCGGTATGCGGCGACGATCTGGGTAGTGCCAGACGCCGACCCCAGCCCGCTGACGGTGACGGGCACGTTGCTGTTGCTTGTGCTTCCGTTGCCGAGTTGACCATATCCGCCCGCACCCCACGCCCGAACCTCTCCGCTCGAGAGCAAGGCGTAGCCGGTATTCTGATTCGCCGTGATCTTGTCGACCCCACTGCTCAGCCCGGATACGTTCACGGGAGTGTAGGAGTCGCCCCATGTCGAATTGCCCAGTTGACCTTCCGGCCCCCGTCCCCACGCCATCACTCCATTAGCACTCGTGACTACGTAGGCTCCTCCGCCGTGGGCGGCGACTGCCTTCACATTGGAGCCCAGGCCGGCCTTCTTGACCGGATTGGTCCTGCTTCCGCCCAGTCCGTCGATGCCGTCGGCGCTACCCCATGCATAGACATCTCCGCCGACAGTAAGGGCGTAGCCGGAGTCATCACCCGCAGCGATCTGCGCGATCTTGATCCCGTTCGTTTCGAACCAGGCGATCTTGGTCGGAATGGATCGATCGCTGGTGTCTCCAACGCCGAGTTGGCCGCCGTTGTTCTTGCCGACGGACCAGACGCTGCCGTCTTCGAGGAGGAAGTAGGTGAAGTAGCCGGGGGTGCCGTCGTAAAGTCCGCCGCTAACAACCTGTGTGATGGGGGACGGGAACACGCGGAGAGGTTGTGTGAGAGCAGATCGGTTGTTGGTGTCGCCGACTCCCATCTGCCACGTGTTGTTGTAACCGACGATGAGCGCGTTAGCGCCCAGGACGAGTGCGCTGGCGGTGGCTGTCGTGGATGCGGGTCCGGATGCCGTGAGAGTGGCGGTCGCACCTGGCTTGCTCCACGTGTTCGGGGTGAGGGTGACACTGGCGACGCCGGAGGCATTGGTCGTTGCGGTGACCGAGTTGTAGGTTCCGTCGATACCTGCCTTCGAGAAGGTGATGGTCTGCCCGCTGATGCCGACGTTCGAGGCGTTCTTGAGCGTCGCGGTGACCGTGTTCGCTGCCCCCGCGGTGATCTGCGCCGCGGTGGCGAGCGTAAGAGTCACACCGCCGGTGACGGTGGTCGTGTCCGTGGAGGTGAGCGGGCCCGAGGTTGCTGTAACCGTGATCGTGGCGCCGTTGGCGGTGAAGGAATCGACGTTGAGCGTGGTGGCGTACTGCCCGGCGCTGTCCGTCGTGCCGGTCGTCGAAGCAAGGGTCGCGCCGCTCGGTCCGGTGACGACGAGCGTGACAGTTTGACCCGCCCAGCCGAGGCCCTGTGAGTTGAGGACGGTCGCCGTCACGTTCGACGAGCCGCCCGCAGTGACGGTAGTCCCGGCGATGTCGACGCTCAGCGCCGAGTCGGCAGAGGTCGCGTGCGCGGGTACCGCGGTCGTCAGCATGATCGCGGGAACGGCGATCGCCGAACCGACGAGCAGTTGCCTGCGGTCGAGACCGGGCGCGTCTGGAGTGAAATCTGGCATGGCTGTTACCGTCCTCAACGTCGGGTGCCCACGGTGGGGTTATGTCCGTGGCGCACGTCAGCATCCGCGCTCGGGGAGATCGTCGCGAAGCCTCCCGCACGAACTCCGCGGCTCTGCGCGAGAGATTTCATCCCGCGATTCGCCTCACGCGGTCGCGCTCGCCCTCACCGTCCCGCCTGCGAGACGAATCGCATGGCAGACCACAGAGCGGCGGGCGCGTGACGGATGCCGCGCACCCAGCGCCGCGCATAGCCGCGCACGAGCGCCGTCGTATCGAGCGAGGCCTGGGGGAGGCCGTCCTTGACGATCGTCGTCCGCGGGGGTGCGAAGAGGCGACGAAGGGAGACACCGTGCCGCCGATAGGTGCCGTCGAAGAGCAGCACGAATCGACGCGCCAGCGGGTCGAGGAGCCGCAGACGCCATTCGCGTGATGGCTCGCGCCACTGCACACCTTCCGCCAAGCCCGTCGTGAGCAGAGGCTCGAGGAACGGCCGCGCGCACGCGAGTGCGCCAAGCTCCTCCGCCCGCTCGATGAGTGCGCGGGGCTCGATCGGCGCGACGTGGCGCGACAGTGCCACGAGGTCGGCGCGGTGCCGCGACACCCGGGGGTTGCGCAGGTCGTGCAGGGCGAGGGTCAGCACGGTGTCGATCTCATCCGTTACCCACACGCGTCCGTCTGCGACCTCCGCCTCGACTCGGTGCGCCCACAGGGCCTCGAACACATCGGCATCCGGCCGTTCGAAACCGGGGAAGCGGAAGTGCACGTCGAGGTCGCACGGCCAGTGCGGATGCGTCAGCGACAACGAGTGCGGCGGGAAGGCGAGCTCGTCGTCGTCCGCGGGACGTGCATGCCACCCCATGCCGTTGAGCGCCCCGATGAGCGCGTCGAATCTCGTGGGCTCCGCCATGACATCGACATCGGCGCCCCTCCACGCCTCCCGCATCCCTATGCGCGCCGCGGCGAGACCTTTGACCACGACGATCCGCGCGTCGCTCAGATCGGCTGCGTGCCGGACGACGGCGTGGGCGAGCTGCAACGCCACACCCGACGGAAGCGGCGCGACGTGCTGCGACGACTCCGGAGCGGAAGCGCTCGCTCGCTCGCCTCCACCGGTCACGCGAGGTGGGATCGCTCAGCGGGGGCGTCGTTCATCTCGTCGCTGGGCGCGATCGTCGGGGGATTGCGTCGCGTCCGCCGCGGGAGGTCTTCGGGCCGCAGGTTCGTCGTGTTGGCGATGGGCGGAGCCTGCGGCGGGGGAGCGTCGTCCTCGACCTTGGGCCTCTGCGTCGGGGTGTAGTAGGCCTTCTGGCCGTAGTAGCCGTAGTACTGGGCGTCCGCACCTCGTTCCGGTACACGGTTCAGGACGACCCCGAGGATCTTGCCGCCCACCCGGTGCACGGCCCCGACGGCACGCTGGAGCTGGTCCTGTGTGCTCGACGCGGCATCCACCGTCATGATGACGCCGTCGGCGATCGTCGAGAGCACGGCGCCGTCGGTCACTGCGAGAAGAGGCGGAGCATCCAACACGACGAAGGCGCCCGTGCGCCGGAGCGAGTCGAGGAACTCGCGCATCGCGTTCGAGCCGAGCAACTCGCTCGGATTCGGTGGGGTCGGCCCCGACGTGAATACCGTGAGGTCGAGGTTGCCGGGCACGCGCTGTGCCACGTCGGCGGGGGTGGCCCGCCCTGCGAGCACATCGGTCAGCCCGACAGCCCCCTCCTTCTCGTAGATCGTCGCGATCATGGGTTTGCGGAGATCGCAGTCGACGACGATGACAGGACGACCGGATGCCGCGACGGCATCCGCGAGGTTCGCCGCGACCGTCGACTTGCCCTCACCCGGCGACGCGCTCACGACGACGACGACGGAGGGCGGGTCGTCGATGCTGACGTACGCGAGGTTCGTGCGCAGCTCGCGGATGCCCTCCGTGATGGCGAAGTGCGACCTTCGGGCAGGCCCGCTGAGGGGGGAGACGGCGGTCGCGAGGCGACGGCCCGCGTCGAACGGCTCGTAGCGGATGAGCGTGCCGATCACCGCGACGCCCGCGGTCTTCTCGACCGTCTCCACCGATCGGACGCGACGATCGAGCGTATTGCGCACGAGCATGAAGATGCCGGCGGCGACCAACCCGACGACACCGCCCACGACGAGCGCCGAGAAGATGTTCGGACTCGACGGCGCCGTCGGCGTCGTCGCGGCGGCGAGGGGGACGAACGATGTCGCCTGCGTGCGGATCGTGCCCTCGGGCACCTCGAGTTCCTCGACACGCTGCGACATCGCCGCGATCCACGCGTCGGCCAGCACGCGCGCCGCTTCGGGCGTCGACGCGGAGGCGCTGATCTGGATGAGCGAGCTGTCGTCGGCGAGATACGGGGTGGTCGCGGCCAGGAGCGATCCGGGTGAACTCGAACCGATCGCCTCAGCGACCGATTCGGCGACGGCCTGCGACTTGGCGAGCTCGACGTACGTCTTCGCCTTCGACTTCGCGAGGTTCTCGGCGGCGAGGGCGAGGCCCGCGTCGCCGCCACCCGTCGTCTGGACGACCCCCGTCGCGACGGAGGTCCAGACGCGAGGCTGCGTCAGCGTCCAGAGGGCCGCGATCGCGATGCAGATGAGAAGGATGCCGAGCGCGCCGACCCAGTAGGCGCGAACGGCGCGGAGGAACTCCCGCAGATCGAGCGTCGGGGTGATCTGCTCGTCGACTGTCGATGCCATGGGTCTCGCGTCCCTCCCCGGGGATATCACTGCCAAATCCTCCCTACCCTGCTCGTTTCCGTGGGGCGGGTCGTCGAGGTGGCGGTGTTTACGGGAGCGTCGCCGACAACGATCACCCTGCTGGTCACCGCGCCGTCCTCGCACGTGTCGCCTTCGTGACGGGCCGTGCCGCGGCATCCCGTTCCGTCGGAGCAATGCCGTGCGGGTGAGGTGAGACCCCCTACGTCGATCGAAGGTGGGTGAACCGAGGCGCGAAGCTGCGTCGCTTCGGGTGGCGTGGTGCCACGATTGCCGCCATCAACGCAGCGGCGGCAGCAGCCAGACTCCGCCGGTGGACGAACCGGATCAGCTCGAGGTCGTGGCGCTCGGCGCGCGCATCGTCGTCCGGATCGAAGGGGACGGCGCCGCCGGAGTCATCGACGACCTCCGTGAGCGATGGCGCCGCTGCCTCCACGACGATCCGGATGCCACGGCCCGGACGCTGACCTACCGTCTCGGTCCGGATGGCTCCCTGCACGCTGACGCGCTGCGGCATCGCATCACGGTCGACGTCACCGCCGCTGCCCTCGACGAGTGCCGCGGCGACCTCTTGACCCTTCACGCCGCCGGGCTCGAAGACAGCGACGTCGCCTACTGCTTCGTGGGGCCCTCGGGCGCGGGAAAGTCGACACTGGCTTCGCGGCTCGGTCGTGAACTCGGCTACGCGGGCGACGAGGCGGTCGGCGTCGACGATGACGGTCGGCTCATCGCGTTCCCCAAACCGCTGTCGCTCCGCTCATCGGGCGCGCACGACAAGCAGCAGGTCGGGCCGGATGCCCTTGGTCTGCGTCCGGCGTCAGGGGGGCTCCCCATCGCTGGGGTGTTCGTCCTCGATCGGCAGACGGATGCCGCGGAGGAGCCGGCTACAGCGCCCCTCGGGCTCGTCGACGCCGTCGTCGCGCTCGCACGCCAGAGCTCCTACCTTCCCCAGCTCGATCGCCCTCTCCAGAGGGTGGCGACGCTCATCCACCGCCACGGCGCCCACCGCCTGACCTACGGCGAGAGCGCCGACGTGCTGAGCGTCGTCCGCGAGGCCGTCGCGCAGCCGACCCGGGACGAGAGGTGGGAGTGGTCGGTGCCCATCGACACGGCGCTGTCGCCCGCGGCCCCGGGAGAGCCCGCCGTGCGACGCGTAGATGTGCGGGACGCGATCGAGGATGCCGACGGCACGGTGGTGCTCCTCGACGGAACCGATCTCCAGGTGCTCTCGCCCCTCGGCTCGCTCATCTGGCGCCTCACGGCCGACTGGACACGCATCGACGACATCGAGCAGGAGATCGCCCGCATGACGGGCGCAGACCCCTCGGCGTCGGAGATGGTGCGAGAGCGGCTCGCCGAGTTGGTCGCGAGCGATCTGCTCGAAATGCGCGACTGATGCGCGCGGCTCGAGGCGGGGGTGGGCGAGTCTCGATGCGCGATTCGGGTGAGAAGCGCGGTGATCCGTCGATCCTCTTCTTGATCGACACGTCGTCTCTGTGGCCTCGAGATCTCGCAGATCACGAACGACTTCTCCCGGTTTTCACCCGCGTCCCGCGGGAACGGGCCCCACTGTCGGCCATCGGCGACGGACGTACTTTTCCCGAGCGTCGCCCCGCGACCTCCGATATCGGCGGCGACGCACGAGTCGAGGTGACCACATGGCTATGACGCGACGCGAGTTGCGCACGCTGCGCACCGAGCCGGGTGCGGACGTGTCTCCGAGCGAGGTGACGCCACCGCACGCGACGGTTCTCGTCGTGTGCACCGGCAACCTCGTGCGCTCGCCGTTCCTGGCTCATCTGTTCGCGAGCCTCGGCCTCGACGACATGAGCTTCGTGAGCGCCGGCGTGAGGGCTGTCGACGGGATGCCGGCATCCACCCGCGTACAAGAACTGGCGCGCGAGTACGGACTCGATCTGTCGGAGCACCGAGCACGCCGTCTCGACGAGTACTCGGTCGCCGGCGCATCGACCGTCGTGTGCGCAGCTCGCGAGCACAAGAAGGACGTGCTGCGCATCGACCCCACGAATCTCCACCGCGTCTTCACGCTGCGGGAGATCAGTCGTGCGGCAGAAGAGCTGGGCGACCTCGACCCCGCGACGTCGCCCGTCGCGCGGTGGGACGCGCTCGTCGAGCACGCGGCAGCCCATCGTCGCTCTGCGGACGATGATGACATCCCCGACCCGTATCGACTCGGCGATCGCGACTGGTGGGAATTCGAGAAGGCCGCGCTGGGAGCGGCGCTCCCCGTCCTGCGTCAGCTCGTGGGGGCGGAGTCATGACCCTCCTCACGGCGCACGACGCGCTCTCGGCGATCGAGCAGCGGTTCGGGGACCGGCAGTCCACCCACTCTCCGGGCGGTGTCCCGGCCCGGCGGCGACGGACCTGGCGAGCCGTGTGGGTCACCCTCGCGGTCCTTGCGGCGCTGCTGCTGGCGGCCGTCGTGCTGGTGTGGTTCCTCGTCGGATCGGTCGTCTCGGCCGTCACGGTGCTCCCGGACGACGAGATCTTCCCCGCGGCATCCGGTCGTCCGAGCGCCGCCGCCGTCGCACCCGACACCAACATCCTGATCCTCGGCACCGATTCGCGCGCAGGACTCGGCGATGCGGAAGACCTGCAGGACGGCACGGCGACGGGCCAGCGCTCCGACACCATGATGCTCGTCAACATCGCCGGCGATGGATCGGGCGCCGCGGTCATTTCGCTCATGCGCGACTCGTGGGTGTCGATCCCCGGGCACGGTGAAGCCAAACTCAATGCGGCGATGTCGTGGGGAGGTCTTCCCCTCGCGGTCGAGACTGTCGAATCGCTCCTCGGCCAGCGGATCGATCACGTCGCGGTCGTCGACTTCGAAGGCTTCGCCGACATCTCCGAAGCTCTCGGCGGCGTCCCCGTGGAGTCGCCGATCGCCTTCGACAGCCTCAACATGAAGGGCTACAGCTTCACGCACGGCGAGAACATCGTCGAAGGGGATCGTGCCCTCGCATTCGTACGGGAGCGCTATGCGTTCGCCGACGGCGACTACCAGCGCGTGCGCAATCAGCGTTCGTTCCTCGAGGGAGCGTTCTCGCGACTCCGCGATGTCAGTGGACGCTTCGACGCGCTCCGCCTGAACGCCGCGCTGCGAGCGACGGCGTCCCATCTCACGGTCGACGCGGGCGTCACCCTCCCGTGGATGGTCGAGGTCGGCACCGCCGTCGCGCAGTTGCCGGACGACCGGATCGTCTCATTCACCCTCCCGACGACGGGGACCGGCACGAGCGCTGACGGCCAGTCGATCGTCGTCGTCGACGACGCGCTCACGGCGCAGTTGGTCGAGCAGCTGAGTTCGGGCGACGTCATCGGGTTTGCGCGCGACAACCAGTTGACGGGGGCGGACTCGTGACGACGCATGATCTCGGTGTTCCGCAGACGTCCGTGCCGCAGCCGGTTGCGTCCTCGTCGGCCGGCACGCACAGGGGCATCGCGCGCCCGACCATCGCGACCCGCCTGACCATCGCGACTCGCCCGACCCGGAGGGTCAACGGATACTCGGCGTTCCTCACGTGGGCGCCGCTCATCGGCGACGCGATCTGCCTGCTCATCGCGACCTTCGCGGTGCAGTTCGTCCGGTTCGGCTCCGACGGCGGCGGCAAGGTCGACATCGGAATCGACATCGTCGACTACCGCGTCTTCTCGCTCATCGTCGTCGCGTGCTGGCTCTCGGCGATCGTGCTCGTCGGAAGCGGGCGCGTGAGCACGAGTCCCGTCGGCGGCGACCTGCGTACGGTCCTCGTCGCGACGGAGATCACATTCCTCGGCACGGCGGTCGCGGCACTCGTGCTGCAGTCGGAGTTCTCGCGCGTCTTCGTACTCGTCGCTTTCCCGCTCGGCGCCGCGCTTCTCCTCATCGAGAGACTCGTGTGGTCGGCATGGCTGCGACGGCGTCGTGCGCAGGGTGCGTTCCCCGTGCGGATCCTCGCGGTCGGGTCGACGGCGACGGCCTCGGAGCTCGCGGGGGAGTGGGGGCGGACACCGCACGTGGGTGCTCAGGTCGTCGGTTCGTGCGACAGTCCGACATCGGTCGCCGCCGTCGCGGAGCAGGCGCGGGCCCTCGATGTCTCGCTCGTCGTCATCACGACCGAGAGTCGGGCCGACCCGCGCTACATCGAGGACCTTGCCTGGAGCCTCAAGGGGAGCGGTGCCCACCTCGCGATCTCGACGAACGTCGGGGTGATCTCGTCGTCGCGCATGGAGGTCGTCTCACTCGGGTCGCATCCCTTCGTCGCACTGGCCTACCCGCAACTGTCGCTCTCCAAACGGCTCGCCAAGCGATGCTTCGACGTCCTCTGCTCCGCGCTCGGATTGCTCGTTCTCAGCCCCG
This genomic stretch from Microbacterium sp. SLBN-146 harbors:
- a CDS encoding LCP family protein yields the protein MTLLTAHDALSAIEQRFGDRQSTHSPGGVPARRRRTWRAVWVTLAVLAALLLAAVVLVWFLVGSVVSAVTVLPDDEIFPAASGRPSAAAVAPDTNILILGTDSRAGLGDAEDLQDGTATGQRSDTMMLVNIAGDGSGAAVISLMRDSWVSIPGHGEAKLNAAMSWGGLPLAVETVESLLGQRIDHVAVVDFEGFADISEALGGVPVESPIAFDSLNMKGYSFTHGENIVEGDRALAFVRERYAFADGDYQRVRNQRSFLEGAFSRLRDVSGRFDALRLNAALRATASHLTVDAGVTLPWMVEVGTAVAQLPDDRIVSFTLPTTGTGTSADGQSIVVVDDALTAQLVEQLSSGDVIGFARDNQLTGADS
- a CDS encoding ATP-binding protein; the protein is MDEPDQLEVVALGARIVVRIEGDGAAGVIDDLRERWRRCLHDDPDATARTLTYRLGPDGSLHADALRHRITVDVTAAALDECRGDLLTLHAAGLEDSDVAYCFVGPSGAGKSTLASRLGRELGYAGDEAVGVDDDGRLIAFPKPLSLRSSGAHDKQQVGPDALGLRPASGGLPIAGVFVLDRQTDAAEEPATAPLGLVDAVVALARQSSYLPQLDRPLQRVATLIHRHGAHRLTYGESADVLSVVREAVAQPTRDERWEWSVPIDTALSPAAPGEPAVRRVDVRDAIEDADGTVVLLDGTDLQVLSPLGSLIWRLTADWTRIDDIEQEIARMTGADPSASEMVRERLAELVASDLLEMRD
- a CDS encoding polysaccharide biosynthesis tyrosine autokinase, with the protein product MASTVDEQITPTLDLREFLRAVRAYWVGALGILLICIAIAALWTLTQPRVWTSVATGVVQTTGGGDAGLALAAENLAKSKAKTYVELAKSQAVAESVAEAIGSSSPGSLLAATTPYLADDSSLIQISASASTPEAARVLADAWIAAMSQRVEELEVPEGTIRTQATSFVPLAAATTPTAPSSPNIFSALVVGGVVGLVAAGIFMLVRNTLDRRVRSVETVEKTAGVAVIGTLIRYEPFDAGRRLATAVSPLSGPARRSHFAITEGIRELRTNLAYVSIDDPPSVVVVVSASPGEGKSTVAANLADAVAASGRPVIVVDCDLRKPMIATIYEKEGAVGLTDVLAGRATPADVAQRVPGNLDLTVFTSGPTPPNPSELLGSNAMREFLDSLRRTGAFVVLDAPPLLAVTDGAVLSTIADGVIMTVDAASSTQDQLQRAVGAVHRVGGKILGVVLNRVPERGADAQYYGYYGQKAYYTPTQRPKVEDDAPPPQAPPIANTTNLRPEDLPRRTRRNPPTIAPSDEMNDAPAERSHLA
- a CDS encoding nucleotidyltransferase family protein, encoding MTGGGERASASAPESSQHVAPLPSGVALQLAHAVVRHAADLSDARIVVVKGLAAARIGMREAWRGADVDVMAEPTRFDALIGALNGMGWHARPADDDELAFPPHSLSLTHPHWPCDLDVHFRFPGFERPDADVFEALWAHRVEAEVADGRVWVTDEIDTVLTLALHDLRNPRVSRHRADLVALSRHVAPIEPRALIERAEELGALACARPFLEPLLTTGLAEGVQWREPSREWRLRLLDPLARRFVLLFDGTYRRHGVSLRRLFAPPRTTIVKDGLPQASLDTTALVRGYARRWVRGIRHAPAALWSAMRFVSQAGR
- a CDS encoding sugar transferase, translated to MTTHDLGVPQTSVPQPVASSSAGTHRGIARPTIATRLTIATRPTRRVNGYSAFLTWAPLIGDAICLLIATFAVQFVRFGSDGGGKVDIGIDIVDYRVFSLIVVACWLSAIVLVGSGRVSTSPVGGDLRTVLVATEITFLGTAVAALVLQSEFSRVFVLVAFPLGAALLLIERLVWSAWLRRRRAQGAFPVRILAVGSTATASELAGEWGRTPHVGAQVVGSCDSPTSVAAVAEQARALDVSLVVITTESRADPRYIEDLAWSLKGSGAHLAISTNVGVISSSRMEVVSLGSHPFVALAYPQLSLSKRLAKRCFDVLCSALGLLVLSPVLLALAFAIRLDSPGAALYAQTRTGRDGEPFRMLKFRSMVTGADAMVTDLAHLDEGSGPMFKIPEDPRITRIGRLLRRWSIDELPQLVNVLRGDMSLVGPRPALPTEVDAYTDRDRRRLNVRPGLTGLWQVSGRADLPWEEGVGLDLSYVENWSLTGDLVVLLRTVGAVVSHRGAY